From one Asterias amurensis chromosome 10, ASM3211899v1 genomic stretch:
- the LOC139943002 gene encoding uncharacterized protein, giving the protein MEADRSDRQRVRQRCFRKFTSWHDWSLWCGYGKSAIYQARRGTSTEGTAIAVVSSPLIALMKEVKMLRLERMELEQYIGDIKEDAIERVQVQQRKCLLVSSGPETLLGPFGRSLLTIHPPPMNTSQTFLLTKVIVQQNGE; this is encoded by the exons ATGGAGGCTGATAGAAGTGATAGACAGAGGGTCAGACAGAGATGCTTTCGTAAATTTACCAGCTGGCATGACTGGTCACTGTGGTGTGGGTATGGGAAGTCGGCAATTTACCAG GCTCGACGAGGGACTTCTACAGAGGGCACGGCCATTGCAGTAGTCAGTTCTCCTCTCATTGCTTTGATGAAAGAAGTGAAAATGCTAAGACTTGAGAGAATGGAGTTAGAGCAGTACATTGGTGACATAAAGGAGGATGCAATTGAGAGAGTTCAAGTACAACAAAGAAAATGTTTGCTGGTCTCTTCTGGCCCAGAAACCCTCCTGGGGCCCTTTGGCAGAAGTCTACTGACAATACATCCTCCTCCTATGAATACCAGCCAAACCTTTTTGTTGACAAAGGTCATTGTGCAGCAAAATG GGGAATGA